Genomic segment of Pseudovibrio brasiliensis:
TACAAAAATTCGATCACCCGGGCGTACGTAGATATTTTCATCGTTGTTGAGGAAAACGTTGCTCAGAAGTTGTTTTGCCTGTCTGCCATTTCGTGAGACTGAGACATAGCTTTCTGTTGCAGGAGATGCGTTACCTCCAGCATTGGCGACAACATCAAGCAGTTTTTTGCCGCTAAGATCTAATGGATACTGACCTGGCTTGCGAACGGCACCATTCACAGTGACGAGGCTGCTGGCGTTTTGCTTCAGAGTTACGATTACTTGCGGGTTGGTCGCCTTGCGATCGAGTGCCACCTGGAGCGCTTCCTGAAGCCGCTCAACAGATTTACCTCGCGCGTGTACCTTGCCGACGTAAGGGATTGTAATCGCGCCGCTTTGGTTGACCATGAACGGACCAAGTTCTACGCCACCGGCCTGACCATTTGGAGTAAACAGGCGATCATTGCCTTGCTCCCAGACGACAACAGAAACAGTATCGCCGATCCCGACTATATGCTTAGGCGCCCATTTCCCGCCAGTAAATACCTTCGCCAGACCGTTCGGCTGGTAAGCTGAAAGGACTGAGGTAACATTATCATCCAAGTCAATCAGGTGATAATCAAAAGGCTCGGCACGGCGCTCGGTAGAAGCTGCTTGTATCTCCGAAGAAATCGGCCCTGCGGAGGGTAGAGCAGCACATCCTGCCAAGAGCGCAAGGAGCGGAGCTACAACCATTGTTGACTTTAGGAAATGCGAAGTCGCTGAAGCCTTATTGGAATTCGCTAACACACGAGAAAATTTCATAAAAATTCTATCCACGTTTCCGTCAATGTCGAATTGAGATTGTAGTAAATACTCAGCTCATATATGGGGATGTAAATACCTTATTTGTGGCAAAAAAACAAATGCAGGTAGCGGAACGATGATGACTACTCGTTGTTTTCTATGGAGAAAGACTGCAAAACTGTGCGCAGTTACAAGACCGCATTGGAAATTAACCATCTGTTTGCCATGAATGGCGAGATGTGGGTGTCTGGAGGCCGATTCACCATGTTCAAACCCAAGTCGATTCTCATCACTGGTGCCAGTTCGGGTTTAGGGCGGGCTATTGCGCTGGGGTATGCTGAGGCGGGTGTAACGCTTTGTTTGACAGGGCGAAATGAGGAGCGGTTGGGGGAGACTGTTAGGTCTGCGGAGGAACTTGGTTGCCGGGTGCTTTGGAAGCCGTTGGACATTTGCAATGCCCAAGTTGTTCAAAGTTGGGTCGATGAACTGGAGCAGGAGGTTTCCCTGGATCTGGTGATTTCCAATGCGGGTATAACAGGTTCTCATGGCATTGATGGTTCTGTTGAAACTGCCGAGACGGCGCATGCACAGATTGCGACGAATCTTGGGGGAACGGTCAACCTGCTCACGGCGGTTGCTCCTTACATGCAAAAGCGCAAAAGCGGGCGCATTGCTTTGATCAGTTCGCTTGCTGGAATGCAGCCGATTTCAGACGGTCCTGCTTATGGGGCCTCGAAGGCAGGCATCATTGCTTATGGGGAGGCAATGCGCGATCACTTGCACAAGTGGGGAGTGTTCGTTTCGGTGATTTGCCCAGGCTATATTCTCACACCGATGGCAGACCAGTTTAAGAGCTGGCGTCCCTATGAGTTCACTGCGGAACAGGCGGCAGAAAAGATCAAGAAGGCGATTGCGCGGAAGAAGGCATTTTATGCATTTCCGTGGCAGCTCGCCTTGAGCATTCGGATTGGAAAATTGCTGCCATGGCAGTTGCGGCGGCATGGAAATCAGCGCTTTAATTATCAGCGCTGATTCAAATAGTTAGCGTCAACTAGGCCGACATGACTTGTTGAATAGAGATGGGGTTGCTGTTGTAAGTCGCCATCTCTTCATTCACCAGCTGAACTGCCTGGTCCAGCTGCACCTCTGTGTGCTCTGACGTAATGAAAAAGCGTAGACGAGCGGATTTTTCTGGCACAGCAGGATAAATGATTGGCAGTACATTCAGCCCACGATCCAGCAGGCGAGCAGCCAGAACGGTTGCCTTCAAGGAATCACCGACCATAATTGGAACCACAGCGCAGCCTTGGCTTACGCCGGTATCAAGATTTGCCGCTTGTGCTTTTTCCAGGAAGTACTGACCATTTGATTGTGCTGCCTGAACACGCTCTGGCTCTGCTTCCATCAAGCGAATGGCTTCACATACGGCGG
This window contains:
- a CDS encoding polysaccharide biosynthesis/export family protein, with product MVVAPLLALLAGCAALPSAGPISSEIQAASTERRAEPFDYHLIDLDDNVTSVLSAYQPNGLAKVFTGGKWAPKHIVGIGDTVSVVVWEQGNDRLFTPNGQAGGVELGPFMVNQSGAITIPYVGKVHARGKSVERLQEALQVALDRKATNPQVIVTLKQNASSLVTVNGAVRKPGQYPLDLSGKKLLDVVANAGGNASPATESYVSVSRNGRQAKQLLSNVFLNNDENIYVRPGDRIFVTHDPQTFTAFGAVPKVGEYPLQASNVSLVEALGRIGGLDKNAANSQGLFVFRYEDPQVIAQLKTEYRGSNSGKVPVIYRLNMRDARSYFKGQLFTLRDKDVVYVSSAYGAELNKFIKILSGTLAISKTASTF
- a CDS encoding SDR family NAD(P)-dependent oxidoreductase, producing MRSYKTALEINHLFAMNGEMWVSGGRFTMFKPKSILITGASSGLGRAIALGYAEAGVTLCLTGRNEERLGETVRSAEELGCRVLWKPLDICNAQVVQSWVDELEQEVSLDLVISNAGITGSHGIDGSVETAETAHAQIATNLGGTVNLLTAVAPYMQKRKSGRIALISSLAGMQPISDGPAYGASKAGIIAYGEAMRDHLHKWGVFVSVICPGYILTPMADQFKSWRPYEFTAEQAAEKIKKAIARKKAFYAFPWQLALSIRIGKLLPWQLRRHGNQRFNYQR